One bacterium DNA segment encodes these proteins:
- a CDS encoding SH3 domain-containing protein, whose protein sequence is MKKIIFFTFLFFALATVVRAQYTPSVPGSLGIGKVTPSSVEWTFNLNGAMVTEIQLFVGDETSPRVKQAVANYATSIVETGLTANTRYENRKIRAMYYGTPGPFSNTFPAALTLQKIPTLVFEPLPPNNILIRTEGDAGTGEGLTAWQVYNVTQGELRGLVSTQNLQLGPFESGKTYVFKVRAQNVDGMLTDWSSGISYTMPGPLSSSPSPSSSANPQAGQRIVLKLGVSALNVRTLPAISGRRIGYMRPSQEFEALETQNGWYRIQFTSTVQGWVSGKYVRAK, encoded by the coding sequence ATGAAAAAAATCATCTTTTTTACTTTTCTATTTTTCGCCTTGGCAACCGTTGTCCGTGCCCAATATACCCCCTCTGTGCCGGGGTCTCTTGGCATAGGGAAGGTCACGCCTTCAAGCGTTGAGTGGACATTTAATCTCAACGGGGCCATGGTAACGGAGATCCAGCTTTTTGTGGGGGATGAAACTTCTCCGCGTGTCAAACAGGCCGTCGCTAATTACGCAACAAGCATTGTGGAGACGGGGCTTACGGCAAATACCCGCTATGAAAATCGCAAGATACGGGCGATGTATTACGGTACGCCGGGTCCATTTTCGAATACATTTCCCGCAGCGCTTACCTTGCAGAAAATTCCTACACTTGTTTTCGAGCCGCTACCGCCGAATAACATACTTATTCGAACCGAAGGAGACGCAGGCACTGGAGAGGGCCTAACCGCATGGCAAGTGTACAATGTGACGCAGGGTGAGCTGCGTGGTTTGGTGAGCACCCAAAATCTTCAACTTGGACCTTTTGAATCCGGCAAAACTTATGTGTTTAAAGTCCGGGCGCAAAATGTCGATGGCATGTTGACGGATTGGTCGAGCGGGATAAGTTATACGATGCCGGGTCCGCTATCATCCTCTCCATCCCCCTCGTCAAGCGCGAACCCGCAGGCCGGACAGAGGATAGTGCTGAAGCTCGGTGTCTCAGCCCTGAATGTACGAACGCTGCCAGCTATTTCGGGCAGACGGATCGGCTACATGAGGCCCAGCCAAGAATTTGAAGCTCTTGAGACGCAGAATGGATGGTATCGGATTCAATTTACTTCCACGGTGCAGGGTTGGGTATCAGGGAAGTATGTGCGGGCAAAATAA
- a CDS encoding glycosyltransferase family 4 protein, producing MLETKKKKILFLITQSEFGGAQRFLLELATHLDTAKYESLVSSKPGELLDVLEDKHVTVQPLKWLRRDISPVYDLLGLWEIFRLLRRERPDVFFLLSSKAGFLGSLAGRWARTPRIVYRIGGWAFNDPQSWFLRKLYLTAEKISARWKDVIIVNSRHDAAQAERLGIKPREKLVTIYNGIDPASLQFFARDEARKRLNVPPSEKLIGCIANFYKTKGLPVLIEVMAEIHKTHPGVKLVIIGDGRERRHIESEIAKHDLQDVVLLAEHLPEAWKYLKAFDIFVLPSLKEGFPWVLLEAMAAEIPVIATSVGAIPEIVKNDENGMLVEPGNSEALQLAISELFNNASLRDKFASHAKETVEQKFKLDRMIQEVKNLL from the coding sequence ATGCTGGAGACAAAAAAAAAGAAAATTCTATTTCTTATTACTCAATCTGAATTTGGTGGGGCGCAAAGATTTTTATTGGAGCTTGCGACCCATCTTGATACGGCTAAATACGAGAGTCTGGTTTCTTCCAAGCCCGGGGAGCTTCTGGACGTCCTGGAGGATAAACATGTCACCGTACAGCCCTTAAAATGGCTTAGGCGCGATATTTCCCCTGTATACGACCTTTTGGGCCTATGGGAGATTTTCAGGCTTTTAAGGCGTGAAAGGCCTGATGTATTTTTCTTGCTCTCTTCTAAGGCCGGCTTTCTGGGAAGTTTGGCGGGACGCTGGGCTCGTACCCCAAGAATCGTATACCGCATCGGCGGATGGGCATTCAATGACCCGCAATCGTGGTTCTTGCGTAAATTGTATCTTACGGCTGAAAAAATATCCGCGCGATGGAAAGACGTGATTATCGTCAATTCCCGGCATGATGCCGCTCAGGCAGAGCGTCTTGGCATAAAGCCGCGCGAGAAGCTCGTCACAATCTACAATGGCATTGACCCTGCTTCCCTGCAGTTCTTCGCGCGAGACGAAGCAAGAAAAAGGCTTAACGTGCCTCCTTCTGAGAAACTGATTGGCTGTATCGCTAATTTCTATAAAACAAAAGGATTGCCCGTGCTTATTGAAGTAATGGCAGAAATTCATAAAACCCATCCCGGCGTCAAGCTCGTTATCATTGGCGACGGCAGAGAACGACGACATATCGAATCAGAAATCGCAAAACATGACCTGCAAGACGTTGTTCTTCTGGCGGAACACCTACCCGAAGCCTGGAAATATCTAAAGGCTTTTGACATCTTCGTCCTCCCCTCCCTCAAAGAAGGTTTCCCGTGGGTTTTACTTGAAGCAATGGCGGCCGAAATTCCCGTTATTGCAACTTCGGTCGGAGCCATTCCTGAAATCGTCAAAAACGACGAGAATGGCATGTTGGTAGAGCCGGGAAATTCGGAAGCCCTACAACTGGCAATTTCGGAGCTTTTTAATAATGCATCCCTTCGAGATAAGTTCGCCTCACACGCCAAAGAAACCGTCGAGCAGAAATTCAAGCTTGATCGCATGATACAAGAAGTAAAGAACCTACTCTAG